Proteins found in one Thermoplasmata archaeon genomic segment:
- a CDS encoding DNA-directed RNA polymerase subunit D, producing MDIEIIEMADRKAKFVLKNSSPAMANALRRTLLSDIPKMAIDTVEFYTGKIEGEDGKEYESITPLFEEIIAHRLGMLPVPTDLDLFVPQSECECGGEGCPNCTIMYSLRKTGPATVLSSDLQPLGGPDSDKLRIVDEFIPIVELTADQGITVYAKAVMGTAKKHVKWQVCNGVGYKYMPVIEIDPKHASDEQVVACAELCPAGLEVKSKKLVVKDPVACGYAKGCLERLDETEGVTVKWDDTNFLFKFETDGSLTAQQALDIAIDTLSKEAKGFADDIKAL from the coding sequence ATGGACATAGAGATTATCGAAATGGCTGACAGGAAGGCAAAGTTCGTTCTCAAGAACTCTTCCCCGGCCATGGCGAATGCGCTCAGGAGGACACTCCTCTCGGACATCCCCAAAATGGCGATCGATACCGTTGAGTTCTACACCGGTAAGATCGAGGGTGAGGATGGAAAGGAGTATGAGAGTATCACGCCCTTGTTCGAGGAGATCATCGCCCACAGGCTGGGAATGCTCCCAGTCCCCACGGATCTGGACCTGTTCGTCCCTCAGAGCGAATGCGAATGCGGCGGAGAGGGCTGCCCCAACTGTACCATCATGTACAGCCTGAGGAAGACCGGACCTGCAACGGTCCTGTCATCCGATCTGCAGCCCCTCGGAGGACCCGACAGCGACAAGCTGAGGATCGTCGACGAGTTCATCCCGATTGTCGAGCTCACAGCCGACCAGGGGATCACCGTCTACGCCAAGGCAGTCATGGGTACCGCGAAGAAGCACGTCAAGTGGCAGGTCTGCAACGGTGTCGGATACAAGTACATGCCTGTGATCGAGATCGATCCCAAGCACGCATCCGACGAGCAGGTCGTCGCATGTGCAGAGCTTTGCCCTGCAGGACTAGAAGTCAAGAGCAAGAAGCTCGTCGTGAAGGATCCCGTCGCATGCGGATATGCGAAGGGATGCCTCGAGAGACTCGACGAGACGGAGGGTGTGACCGTAAAATGGGACGACACCAACTTCCTGTTCAAGTTCGAGACCGACGGTTCTCTCACAGCCCAGCAGGCATTGGATATCGCCATCGATACCCTCTCGAAAGAGGCAAAGGGCTTCGCTGACGACATCAAGGCTCTCTGA
- a CDS encoding lamin tail domain-containing protein has translation MIDDRKANMPFSVLAVAILLMASVAGAVVADHSRSGNNVDMTVDSAAALERSVDDITSYVEQELGVIILDISKDDSLGSLENRAEEFEKRAYDWVDERFPMGSGGMTADLLDREFELKAESMEVLQYEGGVGGFTPAYLRGTGTMELKVRSGFGGSEKTVEISTDGSYALPLASERGSMFERMTEDGGISISQIMSYELSSLAQYRVLNGYGAMAKYGSKGTESIITAEDVREAYENALSLIGIICFRDSDGNLATDRADLADMMAGDSIIIDRASFYGQVMMSAVDDIALKWFDYLCGNYVLDDLDRKLSMERWALDALINFFTGDDVFGAGSYIKDVMKEAGIKESVYRFPGSGKTTISVGVYTVTVDNPTVDVLGQSWIEFFNVHYHMGNSYIQDTIRQILNSSAVSLFESNYPPIVLYLDPSDGIAFMDQITEAYRSLTAECISAVDDAVMESLESESFSDPFYAAIAETIMKHAAELADTQEFRKRIEESLRPLAGDDTDSLMGSSEVDRAVRSYVSKVYSDLSVYDRLRGIEGSRPGLLERVLTDIVSFGLGASGISCSVPERIDVLLDEIIAESSTSPYWGPTDLPDSHCFMLMDGEDNTSMEYLSLTYESSPFVYEPRLLKDKCTHITGLMEDVCAAYSATYEIRLSDFISYRVEGQSSLSSAMGSSITSASCGTITNDITIEVSVASAWALVGIDYSPSNTIISDAWATIEKYLEPILEPLREIIEMVKDFIDVVSGCVMEIARYVSDIIVDLYNRMMEPITIVSEWIETQLSEMIGGGILDVFYSLNLSNQNFGFEYLGYRFEINLDLASLMTNVKTLFTATLSGPIAGMSVVASITAKVNGEMNANNVFVTGKATVSSDEWKVKLTVDPLMKGSKHLITVSADIGDTDITLIMPDLEDYNELGFTLSRIPGIGSAISSIPIPGLGVNIGLDAGLSIKYTAPFSKGLVINEYETNPKGDDSGHEWVELLNNSDQSIELDGYTLTAASDRKKVMKLTGSISPGEFLVIDTSFSLVNSSGKVTKNGDGVTLKDSEGTVIDKTGTHKDESDDSRTWQRSYDGAGDWEFKDATMGRSNGSFMSSKLMTAEVAKDIMVRSVQSAFDEVGSITNLESLQEVIKLTVKSAVNTVIKKVAGCLVEASVFVKVDVLDPTSSASAGIRIALRCDSDLVEDVLKYIAGKIESIALSMKNPYRIDGVAAFTDNIDLEVTFDAKVQYPGILARSLEATPKVDLGVTFRTNLSALSRIIGKDVGTPGVECGIRIIDCPAIVIPSKLSPKSGMVHDLWLLKVNVEWK, from the coding sequence CTCGGAAGTCTGGAGAACAGGGCGGAGGAATTCGAGAAAAGAGCCTATGATTGGGTGGACGAACGTTTCCCCATGGGGAGCGGTGGCATGACCGCAGACCTGCTCGACCGCGAATTCGAACTGAAAGCAGAGTCGATGGAGGTCCTGCAGTACGAGGGAGGAGTGGGCGGTTTCACCCCGGCATACCTCCGCGGAACGGGCACGATGGAATTGAAGGTCCGCTCAGGATTCGGCGGCTCCGAGAAGACGGTGGAGATATCGACGGATGGAAGCTACGCATTGCCGTTGGCATCCGAGAGGGGGTCGATGTTCGAAAGGATGACCGAGGACGGAGGCATATCCATTTCGCAGATAATGTCATATGAATTGAGCTCTCTGGCACAATATCGTGTACTGAACGGTTACGGGGCCATGGCAAAGTACGGTTCCAAGGGTACGGAATCTATAATCACGGCAGAGGATGTAAGGGAAGCGTACGAGAACGCCCTTAGTTTGATAGGCATCATCTGCTTCAGGGACTCGGACGGGAATCTCGCCACCGACAGGGCGGACCTCGCAGATATGATGGCCGGGGACAGCATCATCATCGACAGGGCATCCTTCTACGGACAGGTTATGATGTCCGCCGTAGACGACATCGCACTGAAATGGTTCGACTACCTGTGCGGGAACTATGTCCTGGATGACCTGGACAGGAAACTGTCGATGGAAAGATGGGCACTGGATGCACTCATCAACTTCTTCACCGGGGACGATGTGTTCGGAGCCGGCAGCTACATCAAGGATGTCATGAAAGAGGCAGGGATCAAGGAATCGGTATACCGCTTCCCGGGATCGGGAAAGACCACGATCAGCGTTGGAGTATACACAGTAACCGTGGACAATCCGACCGTTGATGTCCTTGGACAGAGTTGGATCGAATTCTTCAATGTGCATTACCACATGGGGAACAGCTACATCCAGGACACCATCAGACAGATACTGAACTCTTCCGCCGTCTCCCTGTTCGAATCAAATTACCCGCCGATCGTCCTGTACCTGGACCCTTCGGACGGCATCGCATTCATGGACCAGATAACGGAAGCGTACAGATCATTGACGGCTGAATGCATATCTGCAGTGGACGATGCGGTGATGGAATCGCTTGAATCGGAATCGTTCAGCGACCCGTTCTATGCTGCGATTGCAGAAACTATAATGAAACACGCTGCTGAATTGGCAGATACTCAGGAGTTCAGGAAAAGGATCGAGGAGAGCCTCAGGCCACTCGCAGGTGATGATACCGATTCCCTCATGGGATCGTCTGAGGTGGACCGTGCCGTCCGCAGTTACGTGTCCAAAGTGTATTCCGACCTATCTGTTTATGACCGCCTCAGAGGGATAGAGGGTTCCAGACCGGGGTTGCTCGAACGCGTTCTGACAGACATAGTATCTTTCGGACTGGGTGCCAGCGGCATATCCTGTTCCGTTCCGGAGAGGATAGACGTCTTGCTTGACGAGATAATCGCGGAATCTTCCACGAGCCCATATTGGGGGCCCACAGATCTACCGGACAGCCATTGTTTCATGCTCATGGACGGGGAGGACAACACCTCCATGGAATACCTTTCTCTGACCTATGAGAGCTCCCCTTTTGTTTATGAGCCCAGACTGTTGAAGGACAAATGTACCCACATAACGGGGCTGATGGAGGATGTCTGTGCTGCCTATTCCGCCACTTACGAGATCAGATTGTCGGACTTCATCTCCTACCGTGTCGAGGGTCAAAGCTCGCTCTCTTCCGCCATGGGCTCATCCATAACCTCGGCCAGCTGCGGAACGATCACCAACGACATCACCATCGAGGTGAGTGTAGCAAGCGCCTGGGCCTTGGTAGGCATAGACTATTCCCCGAGCAACACGATCATCAGCGATGCATGGGCTACCATCGAAAAGTATCTCGAACCTATACTCGAACCGCTCCGTGAAATAATCGAGATGGTCAAGGACTTCATAGATGTGGTCAGCGGATGCGTGATGGAGATCGCCAGATATGTCTCCGACATAATTGTGGATCTGTACAACAGGATGATGGAACCCATAACGATCGTGTCCGAGTGGATAGAGACGCAGCTGAGCGAAATGATTGGGGGCGGGATCCTAGATGTATTCTACAGCCTGAACCTTAGCAACCAGAATTTCGGATTCGAGTATCTGGGCTACAGATTTGAGATTAATTTGGATCTGGCTTCTCTGATGACAAATGTCAAGACATTGTTCACAGCAACGCTTTCCGGACCGATAGCAGGGATGTCCGTGGTTGCCAGCATCACGGCCAAGGTCAATGGGGAGATGAACGCCAACAACGTATTCGTAACGGGGAAGGCAACGGTATCCTCCGACGAATGGAAGGTGAAACTAACGGTCGATCCCCTGATGAAGGGCAGCAAGCACCTGATCACCGTATCCGCAGATATCGGCGATACAGACATCACATTGATCATGCCCGACCTGGAGGACTATAACGAATTGGGATTCACACTGAGCAGGATACCTGGAATAGGATCGGCGATAAGCAGCATCCCTATCCCGGGATTGGGCGTCAATATAGGATTGGATGCCGGACTCAGCATCAAGTACACCGCCCCTTTCTCCAAAGGGCTCGTCATCAACGAATACGAGACCAACCCGAAGGGCGATGACAGCGGACACGAGTGGGTCGAACTGCTCAACAACTCGGATCAGTCGATCGAATTGGACGGCTACACACTGACCGCTGCATCGGACCGCAAGAAGGTCATGAAACTAACTGGATCGATATCACCCGGTGAATTCTTGGTCATTGATACCTCATTCTCCTTGGTCAACTCTTCGGGAAAGGTCACGAAGAACGGGGACGGGGTGACGCTAAAGGATTCTGAAGGTACCGTGATAGACAAGACAGGCACCCACAAGGATGAGAGCGATGACAGCAGGACATGGCAAAGGTCGTATGATGGGGCCGGAGATTGGGAATTCAAGGATGCTACCATGGGGAGGTCCAACGGTTCTTTCATGTCTTCCAAACTCATGACCGCCGAAGTTGCCAAGGACATAATGGTCCGCTCGGTCCAATCCGCATTCGACGAAGTAGGCTCGATAACCAATTTGGAAAGTCTGCAAGAGGTCATCAAACTCACTGTGAAGAGCGCAGTGAACACCGTCATCAAGAAGGTCGCGGGTTGTCTCGTGGAAGCTTCTGTTTTCGTGAAGGTCGATGTCCTGGACCCCACATCATCGGCCTCTGCCGGGATCAGGATTGCGCTGAGATGCGACTCCGACCTGGTGGAGGATGTCCTGAAATACATAGCCGGGAAGATCGAATCCATAGCGCTGTCCATGAAGAATCCGTACAGGATAGACGGCGTTGCAGCATTCACCGACAACATAGACCTGGAGGTCACCTTCGATGCCAAGGTACAGTACCCGGGGATATTGGCACGCTCCTTGGAAGCCACTCCCAAGGTGGACCTGGGAGTCACATTCAGGACGAACCTGTCGGCTCTGAGCAGGATCATAGGGAAGGATGTCGGCACGCCCGGCGTGGAATGCGGGATAAGGATCATCGACTGCCCTGCGATCGTCATCCCTTCCAAACTGTCCCCGAAGAGCGGAATGGTGCATGATCTATGGCTTCTCAAGGTGAACGTGGAGTGGAAGTGA
- a CDS encoding GTP-binding protein encodes MVGVDYKIPTVLTSDELMEKAFHRASKIYKNGTNTLDTRKKTALAKVTAAGDIVVTALAGYVDRFPRMDKEQDFFPELVDIVIGIDRYKKALGAVNWCATKAEKLKNDTLKDIRRTKDPEIIESLRRGFYGRLNSYVNRISDDLLFLQDAKNKFRKLPAVDSAVPTIVVAGFPNVGKSNLVTVMSTAEPEIAPYPFTTKGIIVGHIQDDWRKYQIVDTPGLLDREFEKRNDIEKQAVLALRYLTDVMLFVIDPSETCGFKLEVQEKLLANIEQNFEGVKIIVAESKSDILKTGNGRLFFSAQTGENMDVLTETVIKEMREINRRKAVEAEVE; translated from the coding sequence ATGGTCGGAGTAGATTACAAGATTCCCACTGTCCTTACGTCGGACGAATTGATGGAGAAGGCATTCCATAGGGCATCCAAGATCTACAAGAACGGTACGAACACGTTGGATACCCGCAAGAAGACGGCTTTGGCAAAGGTCACTGCCGCAGGAGATATCGTCGTGACCGCTCTGGCCGGCTACGTGGACAGATTCCCAAGGATGGACAAGGAACAGGATTTCTTCCCCGAACTGGTGGACATCGTCATCGGGATCGACAGGTACAAGAAGGCTCTGGGAGCGGTCAACTGGTGCGCGACCAAGGCCGAGAAACTGAAGAACGACACGCTCAAGGACATAAGGCGTACGAAGGACCCGGAGATCATAGAATCTCTCAGGAGAGGTTTCTACGGCAGGCTCAACTCTTATGTGAACAGGATTTCCGACGACCTGCTGTTCCTCCAGGATGCCAAGAACAAGTTCAGGAAGCTACCAGCGGTGGATTCCGCAGTGCCGACCATCGTCGTCGCAGGATTCCCGAACGTTGGAAAGAGCAACCTTGTCACAGTCATGTCCACTGCCGAACCGGAGATCGCACCCTACCCCTTCACGACCAAGGGAATCATCGTGGGACACATTCAGGATGACTGGAGGAAATACCAGATCGTCGATACACCCGGCCTTCTGGACAGGGAGTTCGAGAAGAGGAATGACATCGAGAAGCAGGCGGTTCTCGCCCTCAGATATCTGACGGATGTCATGCTCTTCGTCATAGACCCTTCGGAGACATGCGGATTCAAACTTGAGGTCCAGGAGAAGCTCCTGGCCAACATCGAGCAGAACTTCGAAGGTGTGAAGATCATAGTGGCCGAAAGCAAGTCGGACATCCTCAAGACGGGCAACGGAAGATTGTTCTTCTCTGCCCAGACCGGAGAGAACATGGATGTCCTCACAGAGACGGTCATCAAAGAGATGAGAGAGATCAACCGCAGGAAAGCCGTAGAAGCGGAAGTGGAATGA
- a CDS encoding DNA polymerase II large subunit, producing MANYFSELNAKKDEIYELAGKARAMGFDPEDYVDVPQAEDLASRCEELLKDYNVKGVAEVIRQKTLEAGNREVACLLTAKEVAKWPAESLEQALDRATRVGLAVLTEGILVAPLEGIAETRIRKNDDGTDYVDLLFAGPIRAAGGTAQAMSVLIADVVRTELGIGRYIATDAEIARFDEEIPLYKQCQHLQYSPTSQEIDLIVRNCPICVDGEGTEQIEISGFRDLPRIDTNRVRGGAVLVIAEGMCQKAAKLKKHVDKLQIPGWEFIGQYLDAHKMKEPEKKADDKPVEKKVQPLDKYLRDIVAGRPIFGHPCRVGGFRLRYGRARTSGLASLAYSTASMYIMDDFMAIGTQLKIERPGKACVVTPCDILEGPTVLLRNGDVVYCQTKEDVLAVRDRVTEILDNGEILVPFGEFCENNHTLVPCGYPIEWHKQVLKSKGELPADWVDPTYERAKEMSAQLGVPLHPKFNIFWSDVPLDRIKLLREQVLSTGTFDGKNLVVDLESESKKVLQELCVPHRVKEKKVIIDERYSEPMLDCMGIKHDSNVLSAGPELEGANTLDAISKAAGYEVRARAMTRVGTRMGRPEKAKERELSPKLHCVFPVGKDAEAGKEVKATISRHPKYEEVVANRLCRNCNIYTFRNWCRNCGGHTVYVPKKNEMGADGPAPMKIDLNEEFEAACKYLGITNPSEVKCHDTLISKTKTVETLEKGILRSKNGISVFKDGTVRFDMTDIPLTHFKPREIGLSIEKAHELGYTKDWNGDPLVDPEQICELKVQDVVPAKDCGDYLAKVAIYLDDELELLYHLPRYYNVQNRTDLIGNIVFGLAPHTSGCILCRIIGYADVRGCYGHPFFHAAKRRNCDGDEDCLMLGLDALLNFSRSFLPDRRGGLMDAPLVLTTRLDPNEIDKEAHNVDCLREYPLELYEAAMAMKEPKEIEKKMDLIAGRIGTEKQYEGMGFTHDTSDISLGPKYSAYTTLESMMDKMNAQLELGRKIRAVDEKDVAVRVLNKHFMPDMIGNLRSFSTQTVRCTKCGEKYRRMTLSGTCYKCKNPLNLTVHEASVKKYLEISKTIGEKYGLDAYTRERIDILEMNMNSVFNNDKVKKCKLSDFF from the coding sequence ATGGCGAATTATTTCTCCGAGCTCAATGCGAAGAAGGATGAGATCTACGAACTGGCCGGAAAGGCCAGAGCTATGGGTTTCGACCCCGAAGATTACGTCGATGTTCCTCAGGCGGAGGATCTGGCCTCTCGTTGCGAAGAGCTTCTCAAAGATTACAATGTAAAGGGAGTGGCCGAGGTCATCAGGCAGAAGACCCTTGAGGCAGGGAACCGTGAGGTCGCCTGTCTTCTGACCGCAAAGGAGGTCGCGAAATGGCCTGCGGAAAGTCTCGAGCAGGCCCTGGACAGAGCGACAAGGGTAGGTCTCGCAGTTCTGACTGAAGGTATCCTGGTCGCACCTCTGGAAGGTATCGCGGAGACAAGGATCAGGAAGAACGACGACGGTACCGATTACGTTGACCTTCTGTTCGCCGGCCCCATCCGTGCTGCGGGAGGTACCGCACAGGCCATGAGCGTTCTCATCGCCGATGTCGTCAGGACCGAACTCGGTATCGGCAGATACATCGCCACAGATGCCGAGATCGCCAGATTCGATGAGGAAATCCCGCTGTACAAGCAATGTCAGCATCTTCAGTACTCCCCGACATCGCAGGAGATAGACCTTATCGTAAGGAACTGCCCCATATGCGTCGATGGAGAAGGTACAGAACAGATCGAGATATCTGGATTCAGGGACCTCCCCAGGATAGATACGAACCGTGTCAGGGGAGGAGCGGTACTGGTCATCGCCGAGGGAATGTGTCAAAAGGCCGCCAAACTGAAGAAGCACGTCGATAAGCTTCAGATTCCCGGATGGGAATTCATCGGACAGTATCTGGATGCCCACAAGATGAAAGAACCTGAGAAGAAGGCCGATGACAAACCCGTCGAGAAGAAGGTACAGCCTCTGGACAAGTATCTCAGGGATATCGTCGCAGGACGTCCGATATTCGGACATCCCTGCAGGGTCGGAGGATTCAGGCTAAGATACGGAAGGGCGAGGACATCGGGTCTAGCATCACTCGCATACAGCACCGCAAGCATGTACATCATGGACGACTTCATGGCCATCGGAACTCAGCTCAAGATCGAGAGGCCGGGTAAGGCATGCGTCGTCACACCCTGCGACATCCTGGAAGGACCGACTGTCCTGCTCAGGAACGGTGACGTTGTCTACTGCCAGACCAAGGAGGATGTCCTTGCCGTCAGGGACAGGGTGACCGAGATCCTGGATAACGGCGAGATCCTGGTCCCCTTCGGAGAGTTCTGTGAGAACAACCACACTCTGGTCCCTTGCGGATATCCGATCGAATGGCATAAGCAGGTGCTGAAATCAAAAGGAGAACTGCCCGCTGATTGGGTGGACCCGACCTATGAACGCGCCAAAGAGATGAGCGCACAACTGGGCGTTCCTCTGCACCCCAAGTTCAACATATTCTGGTCGGACGTACCTCTTGACAGGATCAAACTGCTCAGAGAGCAAGTCCTTTCCACAGGGACGTTCGACGGAAAGAATCTGGTCGTCGACCTCGAATCAGAATCCAAGAAGGTGCTTCAGGAACTGTGCGTCCCCCACCGTGTGAAAGAAAAGAAAGTGATTATCGACGAGAGGTACTCGGAACCCATGCTGGACTGCATGGGAATCAAACATGATTCCAACGTCCTGTCAGCAGGACCTGAACTGGAAGGGGCCAACACCCTCGACGCGATCAGCAAGGCTGCAGGTTACGAGGTACGCGCAAGAGCGATGACACGCGTGGGTACGAGGATGGGCCGTCCCGAGAAGGCAAAGGAACGTGAGCTGTCGCCTAAGCTGCACTGCGTATTCCCTGTGGGAAAGGATGCGGAGGCAGGTAAAGAGGTCAAAGCCACCATATCGAGGCATCCGAAGTACGAAGAGGTCGTAGCCAATAGACTATGCAGGAACTGCAACATCTACACATTCCGCAACTGGTGCAGGAACTGCGGCGGGCATACCGTATACGTTCCCAAGAAGAACGAGATGGGAGCAGACGGACCGGCACCGATGAAGATCGACCTCAACGAGGAGTTCGAAGCGGCCTGCAAGTACCTCGGTATAACGAACCCGAGCGAGGTCAAATGCCATGATACGCTGATCTCAAAGACGAAGACCGTTGAGACACTTGAGAAAGGTATACTCAGGTCAAAGAACGGCATCTCCGTGTTCAAGGACGGAACTGTCCGTTTCGACATGACCGACATCCCTCTAACACATTTCAAACCCAGGGAGATAGGGCTGTCCATCGAGAAGGCCCACGAGCTTGGGTACACGAAGGATTGGAACGGCGATCCTCTCGTGGATCCGGAGCAGATCTGCGAACTGAAGGTGCAGGACGTCGTTCCCGCGAAGGACTGCGGGGATTATCTTGCAAAGGTTGCCATCTATCTCGACGATGAGTTGGAGCTGCTCTATCACCTTCCGCGCTACTACAATGTCCAGAACAGGACCGACCTGATCGGGAACATAGTATTCGGTCTTGCACCCCACACATCCGGTTGCATCCTTTGCCGTATCATAGGATACGCTGACGTTCGCGGTTGCTACGGACATCCTTTCTTCCACGCCGCCAAGAGAAGGAACTGCGACGGTGATGAGGATTGTCTGATGCTCGGTCTTGATGCATTGCTCAACTTCTCCAGGAGCTTCCTCCCGGATAGGAGAGGAGGACTCATGGATGCACCTCTGGTCCTTACTACGAGGCTGGACCCCAACGAGATCGATAAGGAGGCCCACAACGTGGACTGCCTGAGGGAGTATCCTCTGGAGCTCTACGAGGCCGCGATGGCCATGAAAGAGCCCAAGGAGATCGAGAAGAAGATGGATCTCATCGCTGGACGTATCGGTACCGAGAAGCAGTATGAGGGCATGGGATTCACGCACGACACCAGTGACATCTCGCTAGGTCCCAAGTACTCCGCTTACACGACCTTGGAATCCATGATGGATAAGATGAACGCACAGCTCGAACTGGGAAGGAAGATACGTGCGGTCGACGAGAAGGATGTGGCTGTCCGTGTCCTGAACAAACACTTCATGCCGGACATGATAGGAAACCTGAGGAGCTTCTCCACTCAGACAGTGAGATGCACGAAATGCGGAGAGAAGTACCGCAGGATGACCCTCAGCGGCACATGCTACAAATGCAAAAACCCTCTGAACCTCACCGTCCACGAGGCCTCTGTGAAGAAGTATCTGGAGATCTCCAAGACCATAGGCGAGAAGTATGGTCTCGATGCCTACACCAGAGAGAGAATCGACATCCTTGAGATGAACATGAACTCCGTGTTCAACAACGACAAGGTCAAGAAGTGCAAGTTATCCGACTTCTTCTGA